A single genomic interval of Brevibacillus brevis harbors:
- a CDS encoding FecCD family ABC transporter permease — protein sequence MQHIVSHYQTRKRNRAFAVMTILAILIVIAFIISMNTGYIRLSPSDLLLTLIGSGTDKQSLILFEFRLPRIVISLLIGAGLAVSGCIIQGISRNALAEPGILGINAGAGLMVMLFISFYPSTSAAPVFLLPVLALIGASVTAALIFALSYKRHKGLSPTRIVLTGIAVAAGMSAAMIVLTLKLSPDKYQFVATWLAGSIWGTNWKFVLSLLPWIAILIPYVFYKARVMNVLNLGEELAKGLGAPVAKEQLKLLAAAVGLAAACVAVSGGIGFVGLIGPHLARRLVGPKHEMLLPTSALTGALLVIVADTIGRWIMQPSEIPTGIVVAVIGAPYFLYLLARSKA from the coding sequence ATGCAGCATATTGTTTCCCATTACCAAACGCGTAAAAGAAATAGAGCTTTTGCGGTTATGACGATACTCGCTATCCTCATTGTTATCGCGTTTATCATCAGTATGAACACAGGCTACATACGGTTGTCACCAAGCGATCTCCTGCTGACGCTAATCGGTTCAGGAACAGACAAACAAAGCTTGATCTTGTTTGAATTCCGCCTGCCGCGGATTGTTATTTCCCTCTTGATCGGGGCAGGACTTGCCGTATCCGGGTGTATTATTCAAGGGATTTCTCGCAACGCGTTGGCCGAACCTGGTATTTTAGGGATCAACGCTGGTGCTGGCTTGATGGTGATGTTGTTCATTTCGTTTTACCCATCAACGTCTGCGGCACCTGTTTTTTTGCTGCCAGTGTTGGCGTTGATTGGAGCCAGCGTGACAGCAGCGCTGATCTTCGCATTGTCCTATAAAAGGCACAAGGGATTGTCTCCGACCCGTATCGTATTGACGGGGATTGCCGTGGCGGCTGGGATGAGTGCTGCGATGATCGTCTTGACGCTGAAGCTGAGTCCGGACAAATACCAGTTTGTGGCGACTTGGCTCGCGGGTAGTATTTGGGGGACCAACTGGAAGTTCGTTCTTTCGTTGCTGCCTTGGATCGCCATTTTAATCCCCTATGTTTTTTACAAAGCACGTGTTATGAACGTGCTCAATTTGGGAGAAGAGTTGGCGAAAGGCTTGGGTGCACCCGTTGCCAAAGAGCAATTGAAGCTGCTGGCTGCCGCAGTCGGGCTTGCCGCTGCCTGCGTGGCAGTGAGCGGAGGCATCGGTTTTGTCGGGTTGATCGGTCCGCATTTGGCCCGCAGACTAGTGGGGCCAAAGCATGAGATGCTTTTGCCTACATCAGCGCTGACGGGTGCGCTATTGGTTATCGTGGCTGATACTATCGGACGCTGGATCATGCAGCCGTCAGAGATTCCGACTGGTATCGTGGTAGCCGTTATCGGTGCTCCGTATTTCTTGTACTTGCTGGCACGTTCAAAAGCATAG
- a CDS encoding FecCD family ABC transporter permease, with protein MSQHAHSLKEGNNGKPVAFRSRPWAATLILTGGVFALILGMFLSVSFGAADIHFAVVWEAIFQFNPDITQHQIIQEIRLPRLLGGAMVGASLAVAGAIMQGMTRNPLADSGLLGLNAGAGFVLALCFAFFPGLPFMYLILYSFLGAGVGAGMVYGIGSLAKGGLTPVRLVLAGAALTALLSALSEGIALYFKIGQDLAFWYAGGVAGTKWFQLEVMFPWILVALIGAMMLSRSITMLSLGEDVAKGLGQRTALVKLAGMIIVLILAGSAVAVVGAVGFVGLIVPHLTRFLVGVDYRWIIPCSAILGSLLVVFADLAARMVNPPYETPLGALIALIGVPFFLYLARKERREM; from the coding sequence ATGAGTCAACACGCACATTCTCTGAAAGAGGGGAATAACGGAAAGCCGGTTGCGTTTCGCTCTCGCCCTTGGGCAGCGACGCTCATTTTGACTGGCGGGGTTTTCGCATTAATACTGGGGATGTTTTTGTCTGTGTCATTTGGAGCAGCCGACATCCACTTTGCTGTCGTATGGGAAGCTATTTTTCAATTTAATCCTGATATTACGCAACACCAAATTATTCAGGAGATTCGTTTGCCGCGTCTGCTCGGCGGTGCAATGGTCGGGGCCAGCCTCGCTGTTGCAGGTGCGATTATGCAAGGGATGACACGCAACCCGCTGGCAGATTCCGGATTGCTTGGGTTGAATGCAGGTGCCGGATTTGTTTTGGCTCTCTGCTTCGCTTTTTTCCCGGGTCTGCCGTTCATGTATCTGATTCTCTACAGCTTTTTGGGCGCTGGCGTTGGGGCCGGTATGGTTTACGGGATTGGTTCCTTGGCAAAAGGCGGCTTAACTCCGGTGCGCCTCGTTTTGGCGGGAGCCGCATTGACCGCACTATTGTCTGCGTTAAGCGAAGGGATTGCCCTTTACTTTAAAATCGGACAAGATTTGGCCTTCTGGTATGCAGGCGGTGTGGCGGGAACCAAGTGGTTTCAGCTTGAAGTCATGTTTCCGTGGATTCTCGTAGCCCTTATTGGAGCGATGATGCTGTCGCGTTCCATTACGATGCTCAGTCTTGGAGAAGATGTAGCGAAAGGATTGGGGCAGCGCACGGCGTTAGTGAAACTGGCAGGCATGATCATCGTCCTGATTTTGGCTGGATCAGCAGTCGCCGTTGTTGGGGCTGTAGGCTTTGTTGGATTGATTGTTCCGCATTTGACCCGCTTTTTGGTTGGGGTCGACTACCGATGGATCATTCCTTGCTCGGCCATTTTAGGCAGCCTGCTCGTTGTTTTCGCCGATTTGGCCGCAAGAATGGTAAATCCGCCGTATGAGACGCCGTTAGGGGCACTTATTGCGCTTATCGGTGTACCGTTCTTCCTTTACTTGGCGCGTAAAGAAAGAAGGGAGATGTAA
- a CDS encoding AraC family transcriptional regulator — protein sequence MQKVNVERWQDYQEPEDYAMIVATDGEGLIEIESSTYRFSRERCWIAAPRQNVWISCTSHVLDYYYLTFRVVHTGAPMEEQASEAFFCMGELTCTPFSRVVELIAEIYKHRDATEALQRFYNHVRFEELLCVLALQNVPGKTSLDPRRAVERSIAYVEEHYQEALTVDQLAQEANVPRWRYTQLFKEMTGEIPLDYMNQLRINRAKQLLLMTGDRINEIAQNVGFNSEYYFNRRFKQRVGLAPGKYRNIHRDDLRVVSLYMEDYLLALGIRPVVQWAHTYWGKQDYLGLHDVPTYDVLTDDVQLLSSRAPDVIMLRECTGWKADVYAKCARIAVTCVIRQFGPEWRKTLRTLGDRLGRSELAEQSIEQYEQKVRAAKNVIGRSLKGQKIAFLRISADQILVEKNYTSQVLFQDLEMEPAPFVIKQFAKQVREGVSWEELSTLDADHIFFAFDKWHEGKPGAEQLQLNHPVWQALPAVQSNRAYQVDFMTWMNHGVIANGKKVDEVLKVLA from the coding sequence ATGCAAAAAGTAAATGTGGAAAGATGGCAGGACTATCAAGAGCCGGAAGACTACGCGATGATTGTAGCAACAGACGGAGAGGGGCTCATTGAAATCGAATCATCGACATATCGGTTCTCTCGGGAGCGTTGCTGGATTGCAGCACCGCGTCAGAACGTTTGGATCAGTTGCACGAGTCACGTTCTCGACTACTATTATCTGACTTTTCGTGTCGTCCACACGGGAGCTCCGATGGAGGAGCAAGCTTCCGAGGCTTTTTTCTGTATGGGGGAGTTGACCTGTACTCCTTTTTCACGTGTCGTTGAATTGATTGCGGAGATTTACAAGCATCGGGATGCCACGGAGGCGCTGCAACGATTCTATAATCACGTGCGGTTTGAGGAATTGCTATGCGTTTTGGCCCTCCAAAATGTACCAGGCAAAACAAGTTTGGACCCGAGGCGGGCTGTTGAACGTTCAATTGCGTATGTAGAGGAGCACTATCAAGAGGCGCTGACCGTAGACCAGCTAGCACAGGAAGCGAATGTTCCACGTTGGCGGTATACGCAGCTCTTCAAGGAAATGACGGGAGAGATACCGCTCGATTACATGAATCAACTGCGGATCAATCGGGCGAAGCAACTCCTGCTCATGACAGGTGATCGGATCAACGAGATTGCCCAAAACGTCGGTTTCAACAGTGAGTATTACTTCAATCGTCGTTTCAAGCAGCGTGTAGGGCTAGCGCCAGGTAAATATCGCAACATCCATCGGGATGATTTACGAGTCGTCTCTCTTTATATGGAGGATTATTTGCTGGCCCTTGGCATTCGACCCGTCGTTCAATGGGCGCATACATATTGGGGCAAGCAGGACTATTTGGGCCTACATGATGTACCGACGTACGATGTGTTGACAGATGACGTGCAGCTCTTGTCCAGTCGTGCCCCAGATGTCATTATGCTTCGGGAGTGTACAGGCTGGAAGGCGGATGTGTATGCCAAATGTGCCCGGATTGCCGTTACATGCGTGATTCGGCAGTTCGGTCCTGAGTGGCGAAAAACATTGCGTACCCTCGGTGATCGGTTGGGCCGAAGCGAATTGGCAGAGCAGTCAATCGAGCAGTATGAACAAAAAGTAAGAGCTGCCAAAAATGTGATAGGACGCAGTCTCAAAGGGCAGAAGATAGCCTTCTTGCGCATCTCGGCTGATCAAATCCTCGTGGAGAAAAACTACACATCGCAGGTGTTGTTTCAAGATTTGGAAATGGAGCCGGCTCCTTTCGTAATAAAACAATTTGCCAAGCAGGTGAGAGAAGGGGTATCGTGGGAAGAGCTGTCTACGCTGGATGCTGATCATATTTTTTTCGCCTTTGACAAATGGCATGAGGGAAAACCAGGTGCCGAACAGCTACAGCTCAACCATCCCGTGTGGCAAGCGCTTCCTGCTGTCCAAAGCAATCGGGCGTATCAGGTGGATTTCATGACCTGGATGAATCACGGTGTGATCGCCAACGGAAAAAAGGTCGATGAAGTCCTAAAAGTATTAGCGTAA
- a CDS encoding ABC transporter substrate-binding protein: MVRTVRNAGVAMIALMLIMMLVLTACTEKAAEPTSTEQKASTEQPASTENKAAKTKVVKDAYGDVEIPVKPERVAAIYQEDFLTALGVTPVVQWYHPAWGKQDYLGLDVPLFDITGSIEALLAANPDIIIVDGYADPKKYEEFSKVAPTYKLPDELRNDTIGRLKKIAEVLGVPEKADEAIQKYNEKIADTKAKLEKAIGNETVAVIRLNVGNKPNLALFGDSNVYTGMLYKELGLTPYSAAKNQETHVVLSEEAIPAIDADHIIVFPSNGTWTSEENKDALKILESPIWKSVPAVKKGHVYPMERTHWQSGAMLANMKKADDLVKAFVK; the protein is encoded by the coding sequence ATGGTCAGAACGGTTCGGAATGCAGGAGTGGCAATGATAGCATTAATGTTGATCATGATGCTCGTGTTAACTGCGTGTACAGAAAAAGCAGCGGAGCCAACATCCACTGAGCAGAAAGCATCGACAGAGCAACCAGCATCGACGGAGAACAAGGCTGCGAAAACCAAAGTGGTGAAAGACGCCTATGGCGATGTAGAGATTCCGGTAAAGCCAGAGCGGGTAGCGGCGATTTATCAGGAGGACTTCTTGACAGCACTGGGTGTGACTCCCGTTGTCCAGTGGTATCACCCGGCGTGGGGCAAACAGGATTACCTCGGTCTGGACGTGCCGCTTTTTGATATTACAGGAAGTATTGAAGCGTTACTTGCAGCCAACCCGGATATCATCATTGTGGATGGCTACGCTGATCCCAAGAAATACGAGGAATTCAGCAAGGTAGCCCCTACGTACAAGCTACCGGATGAACTCCGTAACGACACGATTGGAAGACTCAAGAAAATCGCCGAGGTCCTAGGTGTTCCAGAAAAAGCAGACGAAGCGATCCAAAAGTACAATGAGAAAATTGCGGATACCAAGGCAAAGCTTGAAAAGGCAATTGGCAACGAAACGGTGGCCGTCATTCGTTTGAACGTGGGAAATAAGCCGAATTTGGCCCTTTTCGGAGATAGCAATGTTTACACAGGCATGCTCTATAAGGAGCTGGGACTTACGCCGTATTCTGCTGCCAAAAATCAAGAAACGCACGTGGTGTTATCAGAAGAAGCTATCCCGGCTATTGATGCAGACCATATCATTGTGTTCCCGTCGAACGGTACGTGGACTTCGGAAGAAAACAAGGATGCGCTCAAGATTTTGGAGAGCCCGATCTGGAAATCGGTTCCTGCTGTGAAAAAAGGTCATGTCTACCCAATGGAGCGGACACATTGGCAATCTGGTGCCATGCTGGCCAATATGAAGAAGGCAGACGATTTGGTCAAAGCGTTTGTAAAGTAA
- a CDS encoding ABC transporter substrate-binding protein: MNQMRSISGTLGIFVLAGSLLIGCSPSASQTTSEANSAASQKNQTRPYTDYLGHAGNIPVSPARIIYSGETFGDMLALGVKPIGGFGYANQIFEDQLHDVENVGFPINLEKVLELQPDLIIHANTEEKEYEQLAKIAPTVIFDTFAPLEERMTQLGDILGKPEAATKWLDDYKRKSEEMWKKLKESGIMKEGETASVFTYYPGDRLFVMARTGLSQVLYDTNGFKPTAPIQEILDAQKGFELISVERLPEIAGDRIFILNTSSEEAEKSTQELLKSRIWRDLPAVKNGSVYFIDIEKSSSDATTREWLLQKIPEILTK, encoded by the coding sequence ATGAACCAAATGCGCAGTATAAGCGGAACGCTAGGAATCTTCGTACTGGCTGGCAGCTTGCTCATCGGATGCAGTCCATCTGCTTCTCAGACAACGAGCGAAGCGAACAGCGCGGCAAGTCAGAAAAACCAGACGCGACCATATACGGATTATCTCGGGCATGCAGGCAACATCCCGGTCTCTCCCGCACGAATCATCTATTCCGGTGAGACATTTGGCGATATGCTCGCGTTGGGCGTGAAGCCGATTGGGGGATTCGGGTACGCCAACCAAATCTTTGAAGACCAACTGCACGATGTCGAGAATGTCGGTTTTCCCATTAATCTCGAAAAGGTTCTGGAATTACAGCCCGACCTGATTATCCATGCAAATACCGAAGAAAAAGAATATGAACAGCTAGCCAAAATCGCCCCTACCGTCATTTTTGATACATTCGCGCCTTTGGAAGAACGGATGACCCAGCTCGGTGATATTCTTGGGAAACCGGAAGCAGCTACCAAATGGCTTGATGATTACAAGCGTAAATCGGAGGAGATGTGGAAGAAGCTGAAGGAGTCTGGCATCATGAAAGAAGGAGAAACCGCCTCTGTCTTTACCTATTATCCGGGTGATCGGCTATTTGTCATGGCAAGAACAGGGCTTTCCCAAGTCCTCTACGATACAAATGGATTCAAGCCCACCGCGCCCATTCAGGAAATACTCGATGCACAAAAAGGATTTGAACTCATCTCTGTAGAACGTTTGCCCGAAATAGCGGGAGATCGTATTTTCATTCTGAATACTTCGAGTGAGGAAGCTGAGAAATCAACGCAGGAGCTGCTAAAATCACGCATCTGGAGAGACCTGCCTGCTGTTAAAAACGGATCTGTCTACTTTATCGACATCGAAAAATCTAGCAGTGATGCCACAACAAGAGAATGGCTCCTACAAAAGATTCCTGAGATCCTAACGAAGTAA
- a CDS encoding helix-turn-helix domain-containing protein, giving the protein MLHSIPPQPLLGSLHFQLCKVERTASPFPTPFHTLLFFTKGYGSLRIHDQTISPLAGKCFLLSPSTPFAIESLYDSAIDCYQISFTVIQFDADNRPQSYPYALLGGRIELSAHPSSRLLRLCDALLLGRSTSSEMDSFWQQLRFQKLLGFLLEQNLSPDMTPSKSKEVENSIRYIQQNYQENITVKQLAQLANVPSWQYTLLFRQLTGKKPLEYVTEQRIHHAKKLLKSSNDSLRDIASQVGFTDEYYFNRRFRKSTGYTPRQYSRLTHRMELVQDWAGHEVEIPLQPQRIIYIGETFNDLLALQVENIIGGNFTWMERTIYRDRVRHMQDIAFPVDYDHLTTLKPDLIIFANAEEDKYKQMSRIAPTLAFHSFASLEERLHTLGDWLGKKDEAREWLRKYHTNATTMWNQLRSELVPGETASVFIHEHGGRLFVMGTSGLSSALYHPNGFSSVDKIQEVLQAGYGFIEIREEDIPLYAGDRIFMLLSEDPESRQATAAFIQSERWHSLPAVQNGYVYFVEAQKWNYGAALTRERLLHMLPRLLRHSS; this is encoded by the coding sequence ATGCTGCATTCTATACCACCTCAGCCCCTGCTCGGTTCCCTTCATTTTCAGTTGTGTAAAGTAGAGCGGACGGCTAGTCCTTTCCCCACTCCCTTCCATACCCTGCTCTTCTTCACAAAAGGTTACGGCAGCCTCCGTATTCACGACCAAACGATTTCACCTTTGGCAGGAAAGTGTTTTTTGCTATCACCGTCTACTCCTTTTGCTATCGAATCCTTGTACGATAGCGCGATTGATTGCTACCAAATTTCGTTTACCGTCATCCAGTTCGATGCAGACAATAGGCCCCAATCTTACCCATACGCACTGCTAGGTGGCCGTATCGAGCTGTCCGCTCACCCCTCTTCCCGGCTTTTGCGCTTATGTGACGCTTTGCTTTTGGGCCGTTCCACTTCTTCTGAAATGGACAGCTTTTGGCAGCAATTGCGGTTCCAGAAGCTGCTCGGTTTTTTGCTGGAGCAAAATCTCTCTCCTGACATGACCCCTAGCAAGAGCAAAGAGGTCGAGAACAGCATTCGTTATATCCAGCAAAATTATCAAGAGAACATAACGGTCAAGCAGTTGGCACAACTGGCCAATGTGCCATCGTGGCAGTACACGCTGCTCTTTCGCCAGTTGACGGGTAAAAAGCCTTTGGAATATGTGACCGAGCAGCGTATTCATCATGCGAAAAAGCTCTTGAAAAGCTCGAACGATTCATTGCGGGACATCGCCTCACAGGTCGGCTTCACGGATGAGTATTATTTCAATCGTCGCTTTCGAAAGTCGACCGGTTATACGCCAAGGCAATATTCCAGGCTGACTCACCGCATGGAGCTCGTGCAGGACTGGGCCGGTCATGAGGTAGAGATCCCCCTTCAGCCACAACGTATCATTTATATTGGGGAGACGTTTAATGATTTGCTCGCGCTCCAGGTGGAAAATATCATCGGTGGGAATTTTACCTGGATGGAACGAACGATCTACCGAGACAGGGTAAGACACATGCAGGATATCGCCTTTCCCGTTGACTATGATCATTTGACGACATTGAAGCCAGATCTAATCATTTTCGCGAACGCGGAAGAAGACAAATACAAGCAGATGAGCCGGATTGCCCCAACGCTCGCCTTTCATTCATTTGCTTCGCTGGAGGAACGGTTACATACACTCGGAGATTGGCTGGGGAAAAAGGATGAGGCGCGAGAATGGCTCAGGAAATATCACACGAATGCTACTACTATGTGGAATCAGCTACGCTCCGAGCTTGTGCCGGGTGAGACTGCATCCGTCTTTATCCATGAGCATGGCGGACGTCTGTTCGTAATGGGCACTTCAGGACTTTCCTCCGCCCTTTACCATCCAAACGGTTTTTCTTCTGTGGATAAAATTCAAGAAGTACTGCAAGCTGGCTACGGTTTTATCGAAATTCGAGAGGAGGACATCCCCCTGTACGCAGGTGATCGGATTTTTATGCTGCTGTCCGAAGACCCCGAATCGCGTCAGGCTACCGCCGCATTCATACAAAGTGAAAGGTGGCACAGTCTGCCTGCCGTTCAAAACGGCTATGTCTATTTTGTAGAAGCGCAAAAATGGAATTACGGCGCTGCTCTTACCAGAGAGAGATTGCTGCATATGCTGCCACGTTTGCTGCGCCATTCTTCCTGA
- a CDS encoding DeoR/GlpR family DNA-binding transcription regulator, giving the protein MSLFGEERKQIILQLINSNGKVRTNELVKKLQVSSESIRRYLEELEAEKKLKRVYGGAVKLTVERSEPSHFAREVLRAEEKKRIGRLAADLVQDSDTIVIDEGTTTLQMISFLETKKDLTILTSSITALNRLIEYQNNGMLAADIYFLGGKVSAKHHRVSGTYAEKMMKQFYVDKAFIAADGILLQKGLTCYEPDRTELARCFIENANESIVLADHSKIGVSTLCKIADLGEVDIVISDTAAPAEWNKGLQAKNVAWMVAEE; this is encoded by the coding sequence GTGTCGTTGTTCGGGGAAGAGCGTAAGCAAATCATTTTGCAGTTGATCAATTCCAATGGCAAGGTGCGGACCAATGAACTGGTCAAAAAGCTGCAAGTCTCGTCTGAGTCGATCCGCAGGTATTTGGAAGAGCTGGAGGCGGAGAAAAAACTGAAGCGCGTTTATGGCGGGGCAGTAAAGCTGACAGTGGAGCGCTCTGAGCCCTCTCATTTTGCCCGTGAAGTCTTGCGAGCGGAAGAAAAGAAACGAATTGGGCGGCTGGCGGCGGACTTGGTGCAAGACAGCGATACCATTGTCATCGATGAAGGGACAACGACTTTGCAAATGATCAGCTTTCTCGAGACGAAAAAAGATTTGACGATCCTCACTAGCTCGATCACAGCGCTGAATCGATTAATCGAGTACCAAAACAATGGAATGCTTGCGGCAGACATCTACTTCCTGGGTGGAAAGGTGAGCGCCAAGCATCATCGGGTAAGCGGGACCTATGCAGAGAAGATGATGAAACAATTTTATGTGGACAAGGCGTTTATCGCGGCAGACGGCATCTTGCTCCAAAAAGGCTTGACCTGCTATGAGCCGGATCGAACGGAACTCGCCCGTTGTTTCATCGAAAATGCCAATGAAAGTATTGTGCTAGCGGACCACTCCAAAATCGGGGTCAGCACATTGTGCAAGATCGCAGACTTGGGAGAGGTTGACATCGTGATCAGCGATACGGCAGCACCAGCAGAATGGAATAAAGGACTCCAAGCAAAAAATGTAGCATGGATGGTAGCAGAGGAGTAG
- a CDS encoding saccharopine dehydrogenase family protein produces the protein MKVFCLGGAGNICREAVLDLVMHSDFEQITIGDFNEEEGRKVVEWLNDPRVDFVPVNVRDHADTVQKMRGYDIVMDGTTITLNGLSTAAIAEAGCHGINLNGFGEENASDAIFRAHGKTCLPGFGMTPGLTQMMAIHAANQLDEVDEVRVSHGSFRPIAFSKSITETTTYEYDPDLPGRVVYENGAFIQVPPFARPREIKLPEPYGKTIQYIIPHAETKTLAQALSPKGVKLIEVRGTWPKQNMELVKALYDYGFLRNDPIMVGETKVGILDCISQYLYNSREGKETALYGYSLHVEVTGTKDGRKVGHVLYHTHPASDGSVADWAGLRAYTRNVGIPLAIATEQIAKGNVKAVGVITPEEAFDPAVIFHELTKRQIYIHGEKIEMT, from the coding sequence ATGAAAGTGTTTTGCTTGGGTGGAGCGGGAAATATTTGTCGGGAAGCTGTGCTCGATCTCGTGATGCATTCGGATTTTGAGCAGATTACGATCGGCGATTTTAATGAAGAAGAAGGTCGCAAGGTAGTCGAGTGGCTGAACGATCCACGCGTAGATTTTGTACCGGTAAATGTACGCGATCATGCGGATACGGTCCAAAAAATGCGCGGATACGACATCGTCATGGACGGAACCACCATCACACTGAACGGTCTGTCTACTGCTGCGATTGCGGAGGCTGGCTGCCATGGCATCAATTTGAACGGGTTTGGGGAAGAAAACGCATCGGATGCGATCTTCCGCGCTCATGGGAAGACCTGCCTGCCTGGCTTTGGCATGACGCCTGGACTGACCCAAATGATGGCGATACATGCAGCGAACCAGCTCGATGAAGTCGACGAAGTCCGCGTCAGCCACGGCTCCTTTCGCCCGATTGCCTTTTCCAAATCGATCACAGAGACGACGACCTATGAGTATGATCCAGATTTGCCAGGGCGCGTCGTCTATGAAAATGGCGCGTTCATTCAAGTCCCGCCATTTGCTCGCCCACGCGAAATAAAGCTTCCTGAGCCGTATGGAAAAACAATTCAGTACATCATTCCACATGCAGAGACAAAAACGCTCGCACAGGCTTTGTCTCCAAAAGGGGTAAAGCTGATCGAGGTGCGGGGAACATGGCCGAAGCAAAACATGGAGCTGGTCAAAGCCCTCTATGATTATGGCTTTTTGCGGAACGACCCCATCATGGTAGGGGAAACAAAGGTGGGAATCCTTGATTGTATCTCCCAATACCTCTACAATTCTAGAGAGGGAAAAGAGACGGCATTATACGGGTATTCGCTTCATGTCGAGGTAACAGGTACCAAGGACGGTCGCAAAGTCGGACACGTCCTGTACCATACACATCCGGCATCAGACGGCTCTGTAGCTGACTGGGCTGGGCTGCGCGCCTATACCCGCAACGTAGGAATCCCGCTGGCGATTGCGACTGAGCAGATCGCAAAAGGAAACGTAAAAGCTGTTGGCGTCATAACACCAGAAGAAGCATTTGATCCGGCTGTGATTTTTCACGAGCTGACAAAACGTCAGATTTACATCCATGGCGAGAAGATCGAAATGACGTAA
- the phnW gene encoding 2-aminoethylphosphonate--pyruvate transaminase: MNQTRSTDNPYLLLTPGPLTTSTTVREAMLRDWCTWDRDYNELVQAIRQKLVRLATSQVEEYTSVLMQGSGTFCVEAVVSSAIPADGKLLVLTNGAYGDRIVEMAQVHGIATEVIDFGEVTKADAEALEQRLEADATITHVAVVHSETTTGMLNPIKEIGEVAKKYGKVYIVDAMSSFGGIPMDAAALSIDFLISSANKCIQGVPGFGFVIAKTSALIECKGIARTLSLDLYSQWKTMEEQNGKWRYTSPTHVVRAFYQALIELEAEGGVEKRYERYQRNQQLLAEGMERNGFRILLPKESQSPFITSFYFPDSEAFTFAQLYERLKQAGFVIYPGKISQADTFRIGNIGEVYPEDIERLIAAMENNRFWLE; this comes from the coding sequence ATGAATCAGACAAGATCAACCGATAATCCGTACTTGTTGCTCACCCCCGGACCATTGACCACTTCCACAACCGTTCGCGAAGCAATGCTCCGAGATTGGTGCACGTGGGATCGTGATTACAATGAACTGGTACAGGCAATCCGTCAGAAGCTCGTCCGATTGGCAACCTCGCAGGTAGAGGAGTATACGAGCGTTTTGATGCAAGGCAGCGGGACCTTTTGTGTGGAAGCGGTGGTGAGCAGTGCGATTCCCGCAGACGGCAAGCTGCTCGTCTTGACGAATGGCGCCTACGGGGATCGGATCGTGGAAATGGCACAAGTCCATGGAATCGCGACGGAGGTCATTGATTTTGGCGAAGTGACAAAAGCCGATGCAGAGGCATTGGAGCAGAGATTAGAGGCGGATGCAACGATCACGCATGTGGCTGTCGTGCATTCAGAAACAACTACGGGCATGCTCAATCCCATCAAAGAAATTGGAGAAGTCGCCAAGAAGTACGGAAAAGTCTATATCGTAGATGCGATGAGCAGCTTCGGTGGCATTCCAATGGACGCAGCAGCGCTCTCAATCGACTTCCTGATCTCAAGCGCAAACAAATGCATCCAAGGTGTGCCTGGCTTCGGCTTTGTCATTGCCAAAACGTCTGCGCTCATCGAATGCAAGGGGATTGCACGTACGTTGTCCCTCGATTTGTATAGCCAGTGGAAGACGATGGAGGAGCAAAACGGAAAGTGGCGCTATACTTCTCCGACTCATGTCGTGCGCGCCTTTTATCAAGCCCTGATAGAGCTTGAGGCAGAAGGGGGAGTTGAAAAACGGTACGAGCGTTACCAGCGAAATCAGCAGCTACTCGCAGAAGGCATGGAGCGCAACGGTTTTCGCATCCTGTTGCCAAAAGAATCGCAATCGCCCTTCATCACTTCCTTTTATTTTCCTGATAGCGAAGCATTCACTTTCGCACAACTGTATGAGCGGCTAAAGCAGGCAGGCTTCGTCATTTATCCGGGCAAAATCTCGCAAGCGGACACGTTTCGGATTGGCAATATCGGAGAGGTTTACCCAGAGGATATCGAGAGATTAATCGCAGCAATGGAAAACAATCGTTTCTGGCTGGAGTAA